From one Lycium ferocissimum isolate CSIRO_LF1 chromosome 7, AGI_CSIRO_Lferr_CH_V1, whole genome shotgun sequence genomic stretch:
- the LOC132062107 gene encoding agamous-like MADS-box protein AGL80 has protein sequence MTRKKVKLAFIENNTDRKTSYKKRQKGFLKKAEELSNLCDVETAIVVYSPYHNEPIVFPSHVAVINTFTKLRELPELEQLKHMETLEEFTKKRTTKLEEQLRKGSLSSPQAQAVKLPTKIEHIFTHQVLAVGTQPEISTWRSATGVAVLVTFEAILVRINKKLPIPSLWRSQYSVSGEYIRLHSGTSNYIFGTSSVLNTKAHPCSRELCIRWVEY, from the exons ATGactagaaagaaagtgaagcttGCTTTTATTGAAAATAACACTGACAGGAAAACCTCATACAAGAAAAGACAGAAAGGGTTCTTGAAAAAGGCTGAAGAACTCAGCAACCTTTGTGATGTTGAGACTGCTATCGTCGTCTATAGTCCTTACCACAATGAACCTATTGTGTTTCCAAGTCATGTTGCTGTTATCAATACCTTTACAAAGTTAAGGGAGCTGCCGgagttggagcaattaaaacaCATGGAGACACTAGAAGAGTTCACCAAGAAAAGGACTACGAAGTTGGAGGAACAACTGCGGAAG GGTAGCTTATCCAGCCCACAAGCACAAGCTGTCAAGCTCCCCACCAAGATTGAGCATATATTCACACATCAAGTGTTGGCAGTAGGGACTCAACCCGAGATCTCCACTTGGCGATCCGCTACGGGAGTAGCAGTTCTAGTGACCTTTGAGGCCATACTAGTCCGCATAAACAAAAAGCTTCCTATTCCCAGTTTATGGAGGAGCCAATATTCAGTCTCTGGTGAGTACATTAGACTGCATAGTGGAACTTCCAACTATATATTTGGAACTTCCTCGGTGCTAAATACTAAAGCACATCCATGTAGCAGGGAGTTGTGTATAAGATGGGTGGAATACTAG
- the LOC132062108 gene encoding probable linoleate 9S-lipoxygenase 5 gives IWIASALHAAVNFGQYPYAGYLPNRPTLSRNFMPEPGSDEYEELKKNPDKVFLKTITPQLQTLIGISLIELLSRHASDTLYLGQRDSPEWTKDQEPLSAFERFGKKLSDIENQIMQMNGDEKWKNRSGPVKVPYTLLFPTGEEGLAGKGVPNSVSI, from the coding sequence ATATGGATAGCTTCAGCACTTCATGCAGCAGTCAATTTTGGGCAATACCCTTATGCTGGTTATCTCCCTAATCGCCCTACATTAAGCCGGAATTTCATGCCAGAGCCAGGAAGTGATGAGTATGAAGAGCTCAAGAAAAATCCAGACAAGGTATTCCTCAAAACAATCACTCCTCAGCTGCAGACACTGATTGGAATTTCTCTCATAGAGCTCTTGTCAAGGCATGCTTCGGATACTCTTTACCTTGGACAGAGGGACTCACCTGAATGGACAAAGGATCAAGAACCACTTTCAGCTTTTGAGAGGTTTGGAAAGAAGCTGAGTGACATAGAGAATCAAATTATGCAGATGAATGGTGATGAGAAATGGAAGAACAGATCAGGGCCAGTTAAAGTTCCATATACCTTGCTCTTCCCCACAGGCGAAGAGGGACTCGCTGGGAAAGGAGTTCCTAATAGTGTGTCAATATAG